The Nesterenkonia xinjiangensis genome contains a region encoding:
- a CDS encoding DUF779 domain-containing protein, with amino-acid sequence MRTMPHARVALTEEAAALLRRLRTEHDQPLMFHQSGGCCDGSAPMCYTQGTFLTGSSDVLLGELDAGTGEPVPVWISQAQFEYWSHTHLTIDVTAGRGAGFSIEGPTGHRFVIRSRLFTDEESQDLEPVRTG; translated from the coding sequence ATGAGGACGATGCCCCATGCACGTGTCGCCCTGACCGAGGAGGCCGCAGCCCTGCTGCGCCGCCTCCGCACAGAGCATGACCAGCCGCTGATGTTCCACCAGTCCGGAGGCTGCTGCGACGGCTCCGCCCCCATGTGCTACACCCAGGGGACCTTCCTCACCGGCTCCTCGGATGTGCTGCTCGGCGAACTCGACGCCGGCACCGGCGAACCTGTCCCGGTGTGGATCTCCCAGGCTCAGTTCGAGTACTGGTCCCACACCCACCTCACCATCGACGTCACCGCTGGCCGTGGGGCGGGTTTCTCCATCGAAGGGCCCACCGGTCACCGGTTCGTGATCCGCTCCCGCCTCTTCACCGACGAGGAGTCCCAGGATCTGGAGCCGGTCCGCACCGGCTGA
- the adh gene encoding aldehyde dehydrogenase: MSVYAQPGHPESLVSFKARYENWIGGEWVAPVKGRYFENPSPVTGKTFTEIAQSDAEDIELALDAAHQAAPGWGRTSAAQRALVLHRIADRIEENLEMLAVAETWDNGKPVRECLAADLPLAVDHFRYFASAIRAQEGGISEIDGDTVAYHFHEPLGVVGQIIPWNFPLLMATWKLAPALAAGNTVVLKPAEQTPTSILVLSELIADLLPAGVLNVVNGFGAEAGAPLASSPRIRKIAFTGETTTGRLIMQYASQNLIPVTLELGGKSPNIFFSDVAREKDAFYEKALEGFTMFALNQGEVCTCPSRALIDETIMDGFLADAVERTKKVVQGDPLDTSTMIGAQASNDQLEKILSYIDIGKQEGAEVLLGGEQVDLGGDLSGGYYVQPTIFRGSNSMRIFQEEIFGPVVSVTGFSGYQDAMDIANDTLYGLGAGVWSRDGATAYRAGREIQAGRVWTNCYHQYPAHAAFGGYKQSGIGRENHAMMLGHYQQTKNLLVSYSEGAAGLF; this comes from the coding sequence ATGAGCGTCTACGCGCAGCCCGGCCACCCCGAGAGCCTGGTGAGCTTCAAAGCCCGGTACGAGAACTGGATCGGCGGCGAATGGGTCGCCCCGGTCAAAGGACGCTACTTCGAGAACCCGTCCCCGGTCACCGGGAAGACCTTCACCGAGATCGCTCAGTCCGACGCCGAGGACATCGAGCTCGCCCTCGACGCCGCACACCAGGCGGCTCCTGGCTGGGGCCGGACCTCCGCCGCCCAGCGTGCGCTGGTACTCCACCGCATCGCCGACCGGATCGAGGAGAACCTGGAGATGCTCGCGGTGGCCGAGACCTGGGACAACGGCAAGCCCGTGCGTGAGTGCCTGGCCGCCGACCTGCCGCTGGCCGTGGACCACTTCCGCTACTTCGCCTCCGCCATCCGCGCCCAAGAGGGCGGGATCAGTGAGATCGACGGCGACACCGTGGCGTACCACTTCCACGAACCGCTGGGCGTGGTCGGCCAGATCATCCCTTGGAACTTCCCGCTGCTGATGGCCACATGGAAACTCGCCCCCGCGCTGGCCGCCGGCAACACGGTGGTGCTCAAGCCCGCCGAGCAGACGCCGACATCCATCCTGGTGCTGTCCGAGCTGATCGCCGACCTGCTGCCGGCCGGGGTGCTCAACGTGGTCAACGGTTTCGGCGCCGAGGCCGGAGCCCCACTGGCCTCCAGCCCGAGGATCCGCAAGATCGCCTTCACCGGAGAGACCACCACCGGCCGGCTCATCATGCAGTACGCCTCCCAGAACCTCATCCCGGTCACCCTGGAGCTGGGCGGCAAGAGCCCCAACATCTTCTTCTCCGACGTCGCCCGGGAGAAGGACGCCTTCTATGAGAAGGCCCTGGAGGGCTTCACGATGTTCGCTCTCAACCAGGGTGAGGTCTGCACCTGCCCGTCGCGCGCCCTGATCGACGAGACCATCATGGACGGATTCCTCGCCGATGCCGTTGAACGCACCAAGAAGGTCGTGCAGGGCGACCCGCTGGACACCAGCACCATGATCGGCGCTCAGGCCAGCAACGATCAGCTGGAGAAGATCCTCTCCTACATCGACATCGGCAAGCAGGAGGGCGCGGAGGTGCTGCTCGGCGGCGAGCAGGTGGACCTCGGCGGGGATCTCTCCGGAGGATACTACGTGCAACCGACGATCTTCCGCGGCAGCAACTCCATGCGTATCTTTCAGGAAGAGATCTTCGGCCCCGTGGTCTCGGTGACCGGTTTCTCCGGCTACCAGGATGCCATGGACATCGCCAATGACACTCTCTACGGACTGGGAGCCGGGGTGTGGTCCCGCGACGGTGCCACCGCCTACCGCGCGGGCCGGGAGATCCAGGCCGGACGGGTCTGGACCAACTGCTACCACCAGTACCCCGCCCACGCCGCCTTCGGTGGGTACAAGCAGTCCGGCATCGGCCGGGAGAACCACGCGATGATGCTGGGCCACTACCAGCAGACCAAGAACCTGCTGGTCAGCTACTCCGAAGGAGCTGCCGGCCTGTTCTGA
- a CDS encoding transcriptional regulator, with protein MMREAVPDEPQTWEALPPMLRESWRRSSGYLKDPGHASPPIDLSESDLPGARREHPLSAAMPVFDRLLIQPARDAGLIVAVGDAQGRLLWVDGDRPTLRRAESQGFQAGANWSERAIGTSAPGTALASGRAVKVDQEQHFAVAAHRFSCSAAPVHCPHTGGLLGMVDITGGREAVATHSLPLVVAAIAAAQGELRSTAAGQGLPRLITLGQESPSLARGPASWRLSPRHADLLVLLGWETGGPRGRAEAGMNAAQLAEDLFGEPGHEVSLRAEVNRLRRVLTQVPAPEPGLTLLSRPYRLSQPLPLDAVDVYEALRRGDRATALDLYAGDLLPRSQSPGITRIRWELSAMLREAVLQDGSPLEICRYLQLPEARGDEAALREALRLLPPDSPERALLVARSTT; from the coding sequence ATGATGCGTGAGGCCGTCCCCGACGAGCCGCAGACATGGGAGGCGCTGCCCCCGATGCTGCGCGAGTCGTGGCGTCGCTCCTCGGGATATCTGAAGGACCCGGGTCATGCGTCGCCGCCCATCGACCTGTCTGAGTCTGACCTCCCGGGCGCCCGCCGGGAGCACCCGCTGTCGGCTGCGATGCCGGTGTTCGACCGTCTGCTGATCCAGCCGGCGCGGGACGCAGGTCTCATCGTCGCCGTCGGAGACGCCCAGGGGCGACTCCTCTGGGTCGACGGCGATCGCCCGACGCTCCGCCGTGCTGAGTCCCAGGGATTCCAGGCGGGGGCCAATTGGTCGGAGCGAGCGATCGGCACTTCTGCGCCTGGCACCGCACTGGCCAGCGGCCGGGCCGTCAAGGTGGATCAGGAGCAGCACTTCGCCGTCGCGGCGCACCGATTCTCCTGCTCCGCGGCTCCGGTCCACTGCCCACACACCGGCGGACTGCTCGGCATGGTGGACATCACCGGAGGACGAGAAGCGGTGGCCACCCATTCCCTTCCGCTGGTCGTCGCGGCGATCGCCGCGGCCCAGGGGGAGCTGCGCTCCACCGCGGCAGGGCAGGGGCTGCCGCGTCTCATCACCCTGGGCCAGGAGTCCCCGTCCCTCGCCCGGGGCCCCGCCTCGTGGCGCCTCAGCCCCCGACATGCCGATCTGCTCGTGCTTCTGGGCTGGGAGACCGGAGGACCCCGGGGCCGAGCCGAGGCGGGAATGAATGCCGCCCAGCTGGCCGAGGACCTCTTCGGCGAACCCGGGCACGAGGTCTCCCTGCGCGCCGAGGTCAATCGCCTGCGCCGAGTCCTGACGCAAGTTCCCGCCCCGGAGCCCGGCCTGACGCTGCTGTCTCGCCCCTACCGGCTCTCACAGCCGCTCCCCCTGGATGCGGTGGACGTCTACGAGGCGCTGCGCCGGGGCGACCGGGCCACGGCACTGGACCTCTATGCCGGAGACCTCCTCCCCCGGTCCCAGTCCCCCGGCATCACCCGCATCCGGTGGGAGCTCTCCGCCATGCTTCGCGAGGCCGTGCTGCAGGACGGCTCCCCCCTGGAGATCTGCCGCTACCTGCAGCTTCCCGAGGCGCGCGGCGACGAGGCCGCCCTCCGGGAGGCTCTGCGCCTGCTGCCTCCGGACTCTCCCGAGCGAGCCCTGCTCGTGGCGCGTTCCACCACGTGA
- the adhP gene encoding alcohol dehydrogenase AdhP has protein sequence MSTMTAAVVEQFGTELNVREHDLPEPGPGQALVKLQASGVCHTDLHAAEGDWPIKPTPPFIPGHEGVGVVEKVGPGVTEVEVGQTVGNAWLWSACGACEHCRTGWETLCEQQINGGYAVDGSFGQYMLVDAKFAAAIPDGADPFEVAPVLCAGVTVYKGLKVTGVRPGQWVVISGIGGLGHLAVQYAVAMGMRVIAVDIADDKLALAERHGAEITLNALGADPAEEIQRRVGGSHGVLVTAVHPDAFRQAISMTRRGGTIVFNGLPPGEFPAPIFDIVLKGLTIRGSIVGTRQDMVEALEIYSRGKIHPTISTRPLGDINAVFDEMQHGKIDGRVVIDFQQAG, from the coding sequence ATGAGCACCATGACAGCAGCAGTCGTCGAACAGTTCGGCACCGAGCTGAATGTCCGTGAACACGATCTGCCGGAGCCGGGCCCCGGGCAGGCCCTCGTGAAGCTGCAGGCCTCGGGCGTCTGCCACACCGACCTCCATGCCGCGGAGGGGGACTGGCCGATCAAGCCCACCCCGCCGTTCATCCCCGGCCATGAGGGCGTGGGCGTCGTCGAGAAGGTCGGCCCCGGCGTGACCGAGGTGGAAGTCGGTCAGACGGTCGGGAATGCGTGGCTCTGGAGCGCCTGCGGGGCCTGTGAGCACTGCCGCACCGGATGGGAGACCCTGTGCGAGCAGCAGATCAACGGCGGGTACGCCGTCGACGGCTCCTTCGGGCAGTACATGCTGGTCGACGCTAAGTTCGCCGCGGCGATCCCCGACGGAGCAGACCCCTTCGAGGTCGCTCCGGTGCTCTGTGCCGGAGTGACGGTCTACAAGGGCCTGAAGGTGACCGGGGTGCGGCCCGGTCAATGGGTGGTGATCTCCGGCATCGGCGGTCTCGGCCACCTGGCCGTCCAGTACGCCGTGGCCATGGGGATGCGCGTCATCGCGGTGGACATCGCCGACGACAAGCTCGCCCTGGCGGAACGGCATGGGGCGGAGATCACACTCAATGCTCTGGGGGCCGACCCGGCCGAGGAGATCCAGCGCCGGGTGGGAGGGTCCCATGGCGTTCTGGTGACTGCGGTCCACCCGGATGCCTTCCGCCAGGCCATCTCGATGACTCGTCGAGGTGGGACCATCGTCTTCAACGGCCTACCGCCGGGCGAGTTTCCGGCCCCGATCTTCGACATCGTCCTCAAGGGGCTGACGATCCGCGGCTCGATCGTCGGAACGCGTCAGGACATGGTCGAAGCTCTGGAGATCTACTCGCGGGGCAAGATCCATCCCACGATCTCCACACGCCCGCTGGGAGACATCAACGCCGTCTTCGACGAGATGCAGCACGGCAAGATCGACGGCCGCGTGGTCATCGACTTCCAACAGGCCGGCTGA
- a CDS encoding VOC family protein, producing MSLRWYSTVVEARDHRALARWWAEALGWDVAFETEKEAAVLPPWAKDFVEILDFHRVPPGMLFVPVGHEKNTKNRLHWDFAPHISDDRDAEIERLLDLGARIVDVGAPDDATWTVLADPEGNEFCVLSSRKQ from the coding sequence ATGTCTCTGCGCTGGTATTCCACGGTCGTCGAGGCGAGAGACCACCGAGCTCTGGCCCGGTGGTGGGCTGAGGCTTTGGGCTGGGACGTGGCCTTCGAGACGGAGAAGGAAGCCGCGGTCCTGCCGCCCTGGGCGAAGGACTTCGTGGAGATCCTCGACTTCCATCGCGTGCCTCCGGGCATGCTCTTCGTGCCGGTGGGGCACGAGAAGAACACCAAGAACCGGCTCCACTGGGACTTCGCACCACACATCAGCGATGACCGTGACGCCGAGATCGAGCGGCTGCTCGACCTCGGAGCCCGGATCGTCGACGTCGGCGCTCCGGATGACGCCACCTGGACCGTGCTGGCAGACCCGGAGGGCAATGAGTTCTGCGTCCTCTCCTCCCGCAAACAGTGA
- a CDS encoding heme o synthase — MTQNLSGAPAPPASSPTPGHPAGEARPQWRRKAAAYWSLTKPRVIELLLVTTLPTMIFAQRGFPDFWLVLATMVGGACAAGSAGAFNCYIDRDMDKLMNRTKKRPLVTGELTPWEAFVFASLLGAVAIAILWIGANPLAAGLGAAAMFFYVVIYTIILKRRTEQNIIWGGLAGCFPVLIAWAAVRESVEWPALVLFFIIFLWTPPHYWPLSMKYRTDYQTADVPMLGAVATAKTVSVQVVLYAWATVVCSLLLIPMGWAGITYTAFAAVSGGWFLYECHVLHRQAQRESLTDKKAMKVFHLSIMYLTLLFVGLALDPFIGAPLMS; from the coding sequence GTGACCCAGAACCTCTCCGGCGCGCCCGCGCCGCCCGCCTCTTCACCGACCCCGGGTCACCCGGCCGGTGAGGCACGGCCGCAGTGGCGCCGCAAAGCGGCGGCCTACTGGTCGCTGACGAAGCCGCGGGTGATCGAGCTGCTGCTGGTCACGACGCTTCCCACGATGATCTTCGCCCAGCGGGGGTTCCCTGACTTCTGGCTGGTTCTCGCCACCATGGTCGGCGGAGCCTGCGCAGCCGGCTCCGCGGGCGCGTTCAACTGCTATATCGACCGGGACATGGACAAGCTCATGAACCGGACCAAGAAGCGTCCGCTGGTCACCGGGGAGCTCACTCCGTGGGAGGCGTTCGTCTTCGCCTCGTTGCTCGGCGCGGTCGCGATCGCCATCCTATGGATCGGCGCCAATCCGCTGGCAGCCGGTCTCGGAGCGGCGGCCATGTTCTTCTACGTGGTCATCTATACGATCATCCTGAAGCGGCGCACCGAGCAGAACATCATCTGGGGCGGCCTGGCCGGATGCTTCCCCGTGCTCATCGCGTGGGCCGCGGTCCGCGAGAGCGTCGAGTGGCCCGCGCTGGTGCTGTTCTTCATCATCTTCCTCTGGACCCCGCCCCATTACTGGCCACTGTCCATGAAGTACCGCACCGACTATCAGACGGCCGACGTCCCCATGCTCGGCGCCGTGGCCACTGCCAAGACCGTCTCCGTGCAGGTCGTCCTTTACGCCTGGGCGACGGTGGTCTGCTCACTGCTGCTGATCCCCATGGGCTGGGCAGGCATCACCTACACCGCCTTCGCGGCGGTCTCCGGAGGCTGGTTCCTCTACGAGTGTCACGTGCTGCACCGTCAGGCTCAGCGGGAATCGCTCACCGACAAGAAGGCCATGAAGGTCTTCCACCTGTCGATCATGTATCTCACGCTTCTCTTCGTGGGCCTGGCCCTCGATCCCTTCATCGGCGCCCCGTTGATGAGCTAG
- a CDS encoding DNA gyrase subunit B, with translation MAKRSEYDARHLSVLEGLEAVRKRPGMYVGSTDSRGLMHCLWEIIDNSVDEALAGYASTITVVLHQDDSVEVTDDGRGIPVDVEPRTGLSGLEVVFTKLHAGGKFGGGSYNAVGGLHGVGASVVNALSARLDARVTRGGKVYQMSFRRGEPGIFAGSRADPDADFTPAAEGSPVEVVGKAKRGTTGTTIRYWADRHIFTPDARFDDEELSNRARQTAFLIPGLRITVRDQRGETPSEEVFQYDGGIGEFVDFLSTDSPVTEIWRIQGQGSFTERVPVIGDDGRSHMQDVERDCEVDIAMRWGVGYDANVRSFVNIISTPKGGTHLTGFEQALLKTFRKNVEANARRLKAGNDKLEKDDVLAGLTAVVTVRIAEPQFEGQTKEILGTSAARQIVSKVVEKELGQRLTSTKRGEKQQATAVLEKVVSEMKSRISARMHKETQRRKNALENSSMPAKLVECRSKGVENTELFIVEGDSALGTAKLARSSDYQALLPIRGKILNVQKASVSDMLSNTECAALLQVIGAGSGRTFDVDSARYGKVVLMTDADVDGAHIRTLLLTLFFRYMRPMIEEGRVFAAVPPLHRVEVVHAGKKPNEVRYTYSEAELNQLLARLEAEGLRYKEPIQRYKGLGEMDADQLSETTMDPAFRSLRRIRVEHAENAERVFDLLMGSVVAPRKDFIIEGSQALDRERIDA, from the coding sequence GTGGCAAAGCGATCCGAGTACGACGCTCGGCATCTGTCGGTGCTCGAGGGCCTGGAAGCGGTCCGGAAGCGACCGGGGATGTACGTCGGCTCCACCGACTCCCGCGGTCTCATGCACTGTCTCTGGGAGATCATCGACAACTCGGTGGACGAGGCGCTGGCGGGCTACGCCTCGACCATCACCGTCGTCCTGCATCAGGACGACTCGGTGGAGGTCACCGACGACGGCCGAGGCATCCCCGTCGACGTGGAGCCTCGCACCGGCCTCTCCGGGCTCGAAGTGGTCTTCACCAAGCTCCACGCCGGCGGCAAGTTCGGCGGTGGCTCCTACAACGCCGTCGGAGGACTCCACGGGGTCGGCGCCTCGGTGGTCAACGCGCTGTCCGCGCGGCTCGACGCCCGGGTCACGCGTGGCGGCAAGGTCTACCAGATGTCCTTCCGCCGCGGCGAGCCGGGCATCTTCGCCGGCAGCAGGGCGGACCCGGATGCCGATTTCACGCCGGCGGCGGAGGGCTCCCCGGTGGAAGTGGTCGGCAAGGCCAAACGGGGCACCACCGGCACCACCATCCGATACTGGGCGGATCGTCATATCTTCACCCCGGATGCACGCTTCGACGATGAGGAGCTCAGCAATCGCGCCCGGCAGACCGCATTCCTCATCCCAGGGCTGCGCATCACGGTGCGCGATCAGCGCGGGGAGACTCCCTCGGAGGAGGTCTTCCAGTACGACGGCGGGATAGGGGAGTTCGTCGACTTCCTGTCCACCGATTCCCCCGTCACCGAGATCTGGCGGATCCAGGGTCAGGGGAGCTTCACCGAGCGTGTGCCGGTGATCGGCGATGACGGCCGGAGCCACATGCAGGACGTCGAGCGGGACTGCGAAGTGGACATCGCGATGCGCTGGGGCGTGGGCTATGACGCGAACGTGCGAAGCTTCGTCAACATCATCTCCACACCGAAGGGCGGCACCCACCTCACCGGATTCGAACAGGCGCTGCTGAAGACCTTCCGCAAGAACGTGGAGGCCAACGCCCGGCGGCTCAAGGCCGGCAATGACAAGCTCGAGAAGGACGACGTCCTGGCCGGGCTGACCGCCGTGGTGACGGTGCGCATCGCCGAGCCCCAGTTCGAGGGCCAGACCAAGGAGATCCTTGGGACCTCCGCGGCACGGCAGATCGTCTCCAAGGTGGTGGAGAAGGAGCTCGGCCAACGACTGACCTCCACCAAGCGCGGGGAGAAGCAGCAGGCCACCGCCGTGTTGGAGAAGGTCGTCTCGGAGATGAAGTCGCGCATCTCAGCGCGCATGCACAAGGAGACCCAGCGTCGGAAGAACGCCCTGGAGAACTCCTCGATGCCGGCGAAGCTGGTGGAGTGTCGGTCCAAAGGCGTGGAGAACACCGAGCTGTTCATCGTGGAGGGGGACTCCGCGCTGGGCACGGCCAAGCTGGCCCGTTCCTCTGACTACCAGGCTCTGCTGCCGATCCGGGGCAAGATCCTCAACGTGCAGAAGGCCTCCGTCTCGGACATGCTCTCCAACACCGAGTGTGCCGCCCTGCTGCAGGTGATCGGCGCCGGTTCGGGCCGGACCTTCGATGTGGACTCCGCGCGCTACGGCAAAGTGGTGTTGATGACCGACGCCGACGTCGACGGTGCCCACATCCGCACCCTGCTGCTGACGCTCTTCTTCCGATACATGCGACCGATGATCGAGGAGGGGCGGGTGTTCGCCGCCGTGCCTCCGCTGCACCGAGTAGAAGTGGTGCACGCCGGAAAGAAGCCCAACGAAGTGCGTTACACCTATTCGGAAGCAGAGCTGAACCAGCTGCTGGCGCGTCTCGAAGCCGAGGGTCTTCGCTACAAGGAACCCATCCAGCGCTACAAGGGTCTGGGCGAGATGGATGCCGACCAGCTCTCCGAGACCACCATGGATCCGGCCTTCCGTTCTCTGCGGCGCATCCGGGTGGAGCACGCGGAGAATGCCGAGCGGGTCTTCGACCTGCTGATGGGCTCAGTCGTGGCGCCGCGCAAGGACTTCATCATCGAGGGTTCGCAGGCGCTTGACCGCGAACGTATCGACGCCTGA
- a CDS encoding DUF7455 domain-containing protein gives MTGTTGTLEAHPNTLTALDRCDRCGAQAYVRAALSSGAGVLLFCVHHARHVEETLRPQTSEWVDESARLAEAR, from the coding sequence ATGACCGGCACGACTGGGACACTCGAAGCACACCCGAACACTCTGACTGCCCTCGACCGCTGCGACCGCTGCGGAGCACAGGCTTATGTGCGAGCGGCTCTCTCCTCCGGCGCCGGTGTTCTGCTCTTCTGCGTTCACCACGCACGTCATGTGGAAGAGACGCTGCGTCCACAGACCTCTGAGTGGGTCGATGAGTCGGCCCGCCTTGCGGAAGCGCGCTGA
- a CDS encoding RNA polymerase sigma factor, with protein sequence MPTTASKSTEENAAATEGEQSSAASGSSASRTSAPGDSAAAKKSSSTAKKSTARSATNGPAKKTGGRRKAADPVDEVLAEAEQEQAAPTEVLEQAVAKALQDGDEEEVAKKVAAATGDQGNAEAILENAKKAAKGEDAEEEETRGRGFVISNADDDDAPAVQVVSAGATADPVKDYLKQIGKVALLNAAQEVDLALRIEAGLFAEHKLAKDEIADRRLRRDMELIVADGRRAKNHLLEANLRLVVSLAKRYTGRGMLFLDLIQEGNLGLIRAVEKFDYTKGFKFSTYATWWIRQAITRAMADQARTIRIPVHMVEVINKLARVQRQMLQDLGREPTPEELAQELDMTPEKVVEVQKYGREPISLHTPLGEDGDSEFGDLIEDSEAVVPSDAVSFTLLQEQLHSVLDTLAEREAGVVAMRFGLTDGQPKTLDEIGKVYGVTRERIRQIESKTMSKLRHPSRSQVLRDYLD encoded by the coding sequence GTGCCCACTACTGCGTCCAAGTCCACCGAAGAGAACGCAGCCGCGACAGAGGGGGAGCAGTCCTCCGCTGCCAGCGGGAGTTCAGCTTCGCGCACCTCCGCGCCTGGCGACAGCGCCGCGGCCAAGAAGTCGAGCTCCACTGCGAAGAAGTCCACCGCGAGATCCGCCACCAACGGCCCCGCCAAGAAGACCGGCGGGCGCAGGAAGGCCGCGGACCCCGTCGACGAGGTCCTCGCCGAGGCGGAGCAGGAGCAGGCCGCTCCGACCGAGGTGCTCGAGCAGGCCGTGGCCAAGGCCCTCCAGGACGGCGACGAGGAAGAGGTCGCCAAGAAGGTCGCCGCCGCCACAGGCGACCAGGGCAACGCCGAGGCGATCCTCGAGAACGCCAAGAAGGCGGCCAAGGGCGAGGACGCCGAGGAGGAGGAGACGCGAGGCCGAGGCTTCGTCATCTCCAACGCCGATGACGACGACGCTCCCGCCGTCCAGGTCGTGTCCGCCGGAGCCACCGCAGATCCGGTCAAGGACTACCTCAAGCAGATCGGGAAGGTGGCGCTGCTCAATGCGGCCCAGGAGGTGGACCTCGCGCTGCGCATCGAGGCCGGTCTCTTCGCTGAGCACAAGCTCGCCAAGGATGAGATCGCCGATCGGCGGCTGCGCCGGGACATGGAGCTCATCGTCGCCGACGGTCGCCGAGCGAAGAACCACCTGCTGGAGGCGAACCTGCGTCTGGTCGTCTCTCTGGCCAAGCGCTACACCGGCCGCGGAATGCTGTTCCTGGATCTGATCCAGGAGGGCAACCTGGGCCTGATCCGCGCAGTGGAGAAGTTCGACTACACGAAGGGCTTCAAGTTCTCGACCTACGCGACGTGGTGGATCCGTCAGGCCATCACCCGCGCGATGGCCGACCAGGCTCGCACCATCCGCATCCCGGTCCACATGGTCGAGGTCATCAACAAGCTGGCCCGCGTCCAGCGACAGATGCTGCAGGACCTCGGGCGGGAGCCCACGCCGGAAGAGCTGGCCCAGGAACTGGACATGACGCCCGAGAAGGTCGTGGAGGTCCAGAAGTACGGCCGCGAGCCGATCTCGCTGCACACCCCCTTGGGTGAGGACGGGGATTCGGAGTTCGGTGACCTCATCGAGGACTCCGAGGCAGTGGTCCCCTCCGATGCGGTGAGCTTCACGCTCCTGCAGGAGCAGCTCCACTCCGTCCTTGACACCCTGGCCGAGCGTGAGGCGGGTGTCGTGGCGATGCGATTCGGCCTCACCGACGGCCAGCCGAAGACTTTAGACGAGATCGGAAAGGTCTACGGCGTCACCCGGGAACGCATTCGACAGATCGAGTCCAAGACGATGTCGAAGCTGCGTCACCCGAGCCGCTCGCAGGTGCTCCGCGACTACCTCGACTGA